The Ferrovibrio sp. MS7 sequence ACCACGCAGAACGGCGAAGGCCTCCGCGCCGGCCGGAGTGACTGGGCCAGGGCTGCGGGGCCTCGGATCGTTCACGGCGCCGTCACGCCGCCTTGAGGTATTTGTCCAGCTTCTTCGCCGCGCTGTCCTCGTCGATACGCTCGACGGCGGCCAGTTCGCGCACCAGGCGGTCCAGCGCGCTCTCGTAGATCTGGCGCTCGGAATAGCTCTGGTCCGGCTGGCCGGCATTGCGGTGCAGGTCGCGCACCACTTCCGCAATCGACACCGGATCGCCGGAATTGATCTTGGCTTCGTATTCCTGGGCGCGGCGGCTCCACATCGCGCGCTTGATGCGGGCGCGGCCCTTCAGCGTGTCCAGCGCGGTGCGCATCTTCTGCGGCGAGCTGAGCTTGCGGATACCCACCGAAGTCACCTTGGTGAGCGGGATGCGCACGGTCATCTTGTCGCGCTCGAACTCCACGACCATCAGGTCGAGTTCGAAGCCGGCAATCGACTGCTTTTCGATACGCAGAACCTTGCCCACGCCATGGGTGGGGTAAACAACATGATCACCGGCACTAAAATCCACTTTGACCTTCGCTGGGGGAGTTTTGGGTTGCACGATCTTGCTGGGCGCGGCGGGTTTGGGTTCCGGCGGCTTCACCGGCTGCGGGAGCGGCCGGGTGGGAGCTGCGGAAACCGCCATCGGCTTCACCGGGCCTTTCGGTGCCGGTTTAGCCGCCTCGACCTTGCCCGGCTTGGCCGGGGCCTTGGCGGCTTCCGGCTTGGCAGCGGCTTTCGCCGCCTCAGGCTTGGCCGCCTTGGGCGCGGCGGTGGCTG is a genomic window containing:
- a CDS encoding CarD family transcriptional regulator, producing the protein MDFSAGDHVVYPTHGVGKVLRIEKQSIAGFELDLMVVEFERDKMTVRIPLTKVTSVGIRKLSSPQKMRTALDTLKGRARIKRAMWSRRAQEYEAKINSGDPVSIAEVVRDLHRNAGQPDQSYSERQIYESALDRLVRELAAVERIDEDSAAKKLDKYLKAA